The Lysobacter gummosus genome includes a region encoding these proteins:
- a CDS encoding LacI family DNA-binding transcriptional regulator, which yields MSVTIKDVARAAQVSVATVSRTLNGHGNVAEDVRRRVLAVANDLRYTPHAAARSLSSRRTQTLGVVLPDLHGEFFSELVRGVDQVAREHRLHLLVSSYHGRPDEQVAALRAMRGRVDGLLVMSPYAAAHASIVEELAPALPIVLINAQSDAPDVLSLSVDNYGGAQAMVEYLIASGHRRIAFIAGPEDNFDAHERLRGYREALARLLPDASEWVLPGAFDEASGHAAGQTLLSAAQRPDAVFAANDMMALGCLFSLVQAGLNVPGDIAVTGFDDIPLARYVHPTLTTMRVNIAQLGARAARLLITRLSVDSNALDAQQHEVREDEVEQRRSEPLRPELIVRESGVRRGGGA from the coding sequence GTGAGCGTGACGATCAAAGATGTCGCCCGCGCGGCCCAAGTGTCGGTGGCGACCGTATCGCGGACCTTGAACGGCCACGGCAACGTGGCCGAGGACGTGCGTCGGCGCGTGCTGGCTGTCGCCAACGACCTGCGCTACACCCCGCATGCCGCCGCGCGCAGTCTGAGCAGCCGGCGCACCCAGACCCTGGGTGTGGTGCTGCCGGATCTGCACGGCGAATTCTTCTCCGAATTGGTGCGCGGCGTCGATCAGGTCGCGCGCGAACACCGGCTGCATCTGCTGGTGTCGAGTTATCACGGCCGTCCCGACGAGCAGGTCGCCGCCCTGCGCGCCATGCGCGGCCGCGTCGATGGCCTGCTGGTGATGTCGCCGTACGCCGCGGCGCATGCCTCCATCGTCGAGGAACTGGCGCCGGCGCTGCCGATCGTGCTGATCAACGCGCAAAGCGACGCGCCCGACGTGCTGTCGCTGAGCGTGGACAATTACGGCGGCGCACAGGCGATGGTCGAGTACCTGATCGCCAGCGGCCATCGCCGCATCGCCTTCATCGCCGGCCCGGAAGACAATTTCGACGCCCACGAACGCCTGCGCGGTTATCGCGAAGCGCTCGCGCGGCTGCTGCCGGATGCGAGCGAATGGGTACTGCCGGGCGCGTTCGACGAAGCCTCCGGCCATGCCGCGGGGCAGACCTTGCTCAGCGCCGCGCAACGGCCCGACGCGGTGTTCGCGGCTAACGACATGATGGCCCTGGGCTGCCTGTTTTCATTGGTGCAGGCCGGCTTGAACGTACCGGGCGACATCGCCGTGACCGGGTTCGACGACATCCCGCTCGCACGCTACGTCCACCCGACGCTCACGACCATGCGGGTCAATATCGCCCAGTTGGGAGCGCGCGCGGCGCGCTTGCTGATCACGCGCCTGAGCGTGGATTCCAATGCGCTCGACGCGCAGCAACACGAAGTGCGGGAAGACGAGGTAGAGCAGCGGCGCAGCGAACCGCTGCGGCCGGAATTGATCGTGCGCGAGTCGGGAGTACGCCGGGGGGGCGGTGCCTGA
- a CDS encoding sugar ABC transporter substrate-binding protein, whose protein sequence is MRRAGSDTRRAGEGVEPAPRAWALAAIALCAALLLGACSQRDDGRERVRFWAMGYEGEQVLKLIPEFERRNPGIRVEVQQLPITAAHEKLLTAFAGDALPDVGAIGNTWISEFALLDALTPLDARLTDPAAPQRQDYFFGAWDTGVIDGTTFAVPWYVETRLPYYRRDLLEQAGIQRPPTTWDEWKVAMAAIKREVGPKRYAALFPLNEAEPLLNLGIQAPEPLLREDGRYGNFRSPGFKRALSFYREVFDKQWAPLASNTQIANVWNEFGRGYFSFYVNGPWNIAEFRNRLPADLQSSWMTMPLPGEHGPGASVAGGASFVLFRGAKREDAAWKLIAYLSEPDVQAKFHEITGDLPPRRSAWNAPKLAGDVYARAFRDQLERARPAPKVPEWERIATEVKLVGEQLANGRVSVDEAAAELDRRADRILEKRRWMLDHQTLKPAAATKQAAGADRSLRASDTAVGTAPASVGERG, encoded by the coding sequence ATGAGGCGAGCCGGCAGTGACACGCGCAGGGCGGGCGAGGGCGTCGAACCGGCGCCGCGCGCATGGGCGTTGGCGGCGATCGCGCTGTGCGCGGCGCTGCTGCTTGGTGCGTGTTCGCAGCGCGACGACGGCCGCGAGCGCGTGCGCTTCTGGGCGATGGGCTACGAAGGCGAGCAGGTGCTCAAGCTGATCCCGGAGTTCGAGCGGCGCAATCCCGGCATCCGCGTGGAAGTGCAGCAACTGCCCATCACCGCCGCGCACGAGAAATTGCTGACCGCCTTCGCCGGCGATGCCTTGCCCGATGTCGGCGCGATCGGCAATACGTGGATTTCCGAATTCGCCCTGCTCGACGCGTTGACGCCGCTGGACGCGCGCCTGACCGATCCCGCCGCGCCGCAGCGCCAGGATTATTTCTTCGGCGCCTGGGACACCGGCGTGATCGACGGCACCACCTTCGCGGTGCCGTGGTACGTGGAAACGCGTTTGCCGTACTACCGTCGCGACCTGCTCGAACAGGCCGGCATCCAGCGCCCGCCGACGACCTGGGACGAATGGAAGGTCGCGATGGCGGCGATCAAGCGCGAGGTCGGGCCCAAGCGTTATGCGGCGCTGTTTCCGCTCAACGAGGCCGAGCCCTTGCTCAACCTGGGCATCCAGGCGCCGGAGCCGTTGCTGCGCGAGGACGGCCGCTACGGCAATTTCCGCAGCCCCGGGTTCAAGCGTGCGCTGAGTTTTTACCGCGAAGTCTTCGACAAGCAATGGGCGCCGCTGGCCAGCAACACTCAGATCGCCAACGTCTGGAACGAGTTCGGACGCGGCTACTTCAGTTTCTACGTCAACGGCCCGTGGAATATCGCCGAGTTCCGCAATCGCCTGCCGGCCGATCTGCAGTCCTCGTGGATGACCATGCCGCTGCCGGGCGAACACGGCCCGGGCGCCTCGGTCGCCGGCGGCGCCAGCTTCGTGCTGTTCCGCGGCGCCAAGCGCGAGGACGCGGCGTGGAAGTTGATCGCGTATCTGTCCGAGCCGGACGTGCAGGCGAAGTTCCACGAGATCACCGGCGATCTGCCGCCGCGGCGCAGCGCCTGGAATGCGCCCAAGCTCGCCGGCGACGTGTATGCGCGCGCGTTCCGCGATCAGCTCGAACGCGCGCGGCCGGCGCCGAAGGTGCCGGAGTGGGAGCGCATCGCGACCGAGGTCAAGCTGGTCGGCGAACAACTCGCCAACGGGCGGGTCAGCGTGGATGAGGCGGCGGCCGAGCTGGATCGCCGAGCCGATCGGATCTTGGAAAAGCGGCGGTGGATGCTGGATCATCAGACGCTTAAGCCTGCGGCTGCAACGAAACAAGCGGCCGGCGCGGACCGCAGTTTGCGGGCTTCGGATACGGCGGTTGGGACTGCGCCGGCTTCGGTTGGAGAACGCGGATGA
- a CDS encoding TonB-dependent receptor encodes MNPNNNRPNRHPISALRTGAGRNLLACALASCLMVAAPAALAQSTAATIRGVISGNAGPAANASVTATNITSGLSRKAQTGADGNYTLAGLPPGTYRIDVNADGQTNTRNVTVAVGQAATLNLSTGGVAETAQAGEATDLDKVTVTSTALVETKTSEIATYVSNKQIAALPQGSRNFLAFADIVPGVQFTTGTEGSTKLRSGAQLSNGINVYVDGVGQKDYVLKGGITGQDSSRGNPFPQLGIAEYKVITSNYKAEYDQLSSAAITAVTKSGGNDYHGSFFWDRTSDQWASKTVREEKGEVPKAEQKEEQYGASFSGPLIQDKMHFFVTYEAKEYNSPRAITPGRNYRIEDLPGQFQDMARQSISAPFKEDLYFGKIDWTPGDAHLIEFTAKYRKEDELTNIGGARLADYGTLKAGEETRLDLRYQYSAANWLNDAHLTYEDTTFGPRPATLANGFQLRVPKQGQEARDNPDMEEVLFFGGGGDFQDKGQKGYALQNDFTWNGWEGHTVKAGVKYKVIDITAMEKQPYSPQFRYDIRNFATPYEVNFSGTAGDFPPSVKSRNKQFGIYLQDDWEVNEHLTLNLGLRWDYETTPSYEDFRTPANLVAALNGFSNIHQPGVDYNINDYISTGNNRKAFKDGWQPRLGFSYDLNGDERHVIFGGAGRSYNRNQFDYLSFERYRLAFQQITYQFNSPNHSCTVTPTGNCFNFDPSFYDPETLAALARQRPNAGSEVFLLNNDLKTPYSDQFSLGMRNGFAMFGQEWNSSATLVHVRSHDGILFALGNRRPDGSFYPPGVSFGSAPFGENLPGFGKFFLGDNAVETKTNQVLLSLDKPFSEESGWGVSFAYTYTDAKENRNNSDIFTFDYPNLDNVGYTRALGVSKHRFVATGIMDFYGMTLSGKLTLASPEAEESLNCVKYGDKACFFDPYTPGDTIGFKQFDLALQKEWDTGAGFKMWARGDVLNVFNWRNYIDFDTYRGTQADPNEKLGERRDNIALPTRMFKLSMGFNW; translated from the coding sequence ATGAACCCGAATAACAATCGACCCAATCGCCACCCCATATCCGCTTTGCGCACCGGCGCCGGCCGCAACCTGCTGGCCTGCGCGCTGGCCAGCTGCCTGATGGTCGCCGCGCCGGCCGCGTTGGCGCAGAGCACGGCCGCGACCATCCGCGGCGTGATCAGCGGCAACGCCGGTCCCGCCGCCAATGCCAGCGTCACCGCGACCAATATCACCAGCGGCCTGAGCCGCAAGGCGCAGACCGGCGCCGACGGCAACTACACCCTGGCCGGCCTGCCGCCGGGCACCTACCGCATCGACGTCAACGCCGACGGTCAGACCAATACCCGCAACGTGACCGTGGCCGTCGGCCAGGCCGCGACGCTCAATCTGTCCACCGGCGGCGTGGCCGAGACCGCGCAGGCGGGCGAGGCGACCGACCTGGATAAGGTGACGGTGACGTCCACCGCTCTGGTCGAAACCAAGACCTCGGAAATCGCCACCTACGTCAGCAACAAGCAGATCGCCGCGTTGCCGCAGGGCTCGCGCAACTTCCTCGCCTTCGCCGACATCGTGCCGGGCGTGCAGTTCACCACCGGCACCGAAGGCTCGACCAAGCTGCGCAGCGGCGCCCAGCTCAGCAACGGCATCAATGTGTATGTCGATGGCGTGGGCCAGAAAGACTACGTGCTCAAGGGCGGCATCACCGGGCAGGATTCCAGCCGCGGCAACCCGTTCCCGCAGCTGGGCATCGCCGAATACAAGGTGATCACCTCCAACTACAAGGCCGAGTACGACCAGCTCAGCAGCGCGGCGATCACCGCGGTGACCAAGTCCGGCGGCAACGACTACCACGGCAGCTTCTTCTGGGACCGCACCTCCGACCAATGGGCGTCGAAGACGGTGCGCGAGGAAAAGGGCGAGGTGCCCAAGGCCGAGCAGAAGGAAGAGCAGTACGGCGCGTCCTTCAGCGGCCCGCTGATCCAGGACAAGATGCATTTCTTCGTGACCTACGAGGCGAAGGAATACAACTCGCCGCGCGCGATCACGCCCGGCCGCAACTACCGCATCGAGGATCTGCCGGGGCAGTTCCAGGACATGGCGCGTCAGTCCATCAGCGCGCCGTTCAAGGAAGACCTGTATTTCGGCAAGATCGACTGGACCCCGGGCGACGCCCACCTGATCGAGTTCACCGCCAAGTACCGCAAGGAAGACGAGCTGACCAACATCGGCGGCGCGCGGCTCGCCGATTACGGCACGCTCAAGGCCGGCGAAGAAACCCGTCTGGACCTGCGCTACCAGTACAGCGCGGCCAACTGGCTCAACGACGCCCACTTGACCTACGAGGACACGACCTTCGGTCCGCGCCCGGCGACCCTGGCCAACGGATTCCAGCTGCGCGTGCCCAAGCAGGGCCAGGAGGCGCGGGACAACCCCGACATGGAAGAAGTGCTGTTCTTCGGCGGCGGCGGCGACTTCCAGGACAAGGGTCAGAAGGGTTACGCGCTGCAGAACGACTTCACCTGGAACGGCTGGGAAGGCCACACAGTCAAGGCCGGCGTTAAGTACAAGGTGATCGACATCACCGCGATGGAGAAGCAGCCGTACTCGCCGCAGTTCCGCTACGACATCCGCAACTTCGCCACGCCCTACGAGGTGAACTTCTCCGGCACCGCCGGCGATTTCCCGCCCAGCGTGAAGTCGCGCAACAAGCAGTTCGGTATCTATCTGCAGGACGACTGGGAGGTCAACGAACACCTGACCTTGAACCTGGGCCTGCGCTGGGATTACGAGACCACGCCGAGCTACGAGGATTTCCGCACGCCGGCCAATCTGGTCGCGGCCTTGAACGGCTTCTCCAACATTCATCAGCCCGGCGTCGACTACAACATCAACGACTACATCAGCACCGGCAACAACCGCAAGGCGTTCAAGGACGGTTGGCAGCCGCGCCTGGGCTTTTCGTACGATCTCAACGGCGACGAGCGCCATGTGATCTTCGGCGGCGCAGGCCGCTCGTATAACCGCAACCAGTTCGACTACCTGTCGTTCGAGCGTTACCGCCTGGCGTTCCAGCAGATCACCTACCAGTTCAACTCGCCGAACCATAGCTGCACGGTCACGCCGACCGGCAACTGCTTCAACTTCGATCCGAGCTTCTACGATCCGGAGACCCTGGCCGCGCTGGCGCGCCAGCGTCCGAACGCGGGCAGCGAAGTGTTCTTGCTCAACAACGATCTGAAGACGCCGTATTCGGATCAGTTCAGCCTTGGCATGCGCAACGGCTTTGCAATGTTCGGCCAGGAATGGAATTCCTCCGCGACCTTGGTGCATGTGCGCAGCCACGACGGCATCTTGTTCGCGCTGGGCAATCGTCGCCCGGACGGCAGCTTCTATCCGCCGGGCGTGAGCTTCGGCAGCGCGCCGTTCGGCGAGAATCTGCCCGGTTTCGGCAAGTTCTTCCTCGGCGACAACGCTGTGGAGACCAAGACCAATCAAGTGCTGTTGTCGCTGGACAAGCCGTTCTCGGAAGAGTCGGGCTGGGGCGTGAGCTTCGCCTACACCTATACCGACGCTAAAGAGAATCGCAATAACTCCGACATCTTCACCTTCGACTATCCGAACCTGGATAACGTGGGCTACACCCGTGCTCTGGGCGTGTCGAAGCATCGCTTCGTCGCCACCGGCATCATGGATTTCTACGGCATGACCTTGTCGGGCAAGCTGACCTTGGCCAGCCCGGAAGCCGAGGAATCGTTGAATTGCGTCAAGTACGGCGACAAGGCCTGTTTCTTCGATCCGTACACGCCGGGCGACACTATCGGTTTCAAGCAGTTCGATCTGGCCTTGCAGAAAGAATGGGACACCGGTGCGGGCTTCAAGATGTGGGCGCGCGGCGATGTGCTCAATGTCTTCAACTGGCGCAACTACATCGACTTCGACACCTACCGCGGCACCCAGGCCGATCCGAACGAGAAGCTCGGCGAGCGCCGCGACAACATCGCTCTGCCGACGCGCATGTTCAAGCTGTCGATGGGCTTCAACTGGTAA
- a CDS encoding glucoamylase family protein yields MRRVKTTTRAVSFAVLGTLLLVLSACKKPETQSQTQPIVSPEPVVVEPLKQERLELPPLFRDIEKRTFQFFWDTTNEQNGLTPDRYPSRPFASIASTGFALTAYPVGIERGWVSRNQAVDRTLTTLKFLRDLPAGPQATGKGSYKGFYYHFLDMQKGQRYDSWVELSSVDTGLLMMGVLFAQSYYDRDEPREKEIRELADTLYKRVDWTWLQQNKPLVSMGWFPESGFIKHDWMGYNEAMLLYVLALGSPTHPVGPEAWTVWTRTYNDVWGVYQGEEFLAFGPLFGHQYSHVWIDFRGIQDDYMRERGIDYFENSRRAAYAQRAYAIANPMKWEDYGPEVWGLTASDGPQQTLQEYHGEQRQFRHYSARGAGLRENFDDGTIAPTAAIASLPFAPEIVIPTTVTMHERYGEYIYSSYGFLDSFNPSFKYDIPLKTGRVVPDHGWVSSDYIGIDQGPILAMISNYRNEFVWNVMKRNPYVRTGLERAGFKGGWLAPADDKGKDGGKDKKAAEEAKPEVKPAGTMDPATARALGEAESRAGRTNAPAKQTAPKPD; encoded by the coding sequence ATGCGACGCGTTAAAACGACAACACGTGCGGTTTCCTTCGCTGTCCTGGGCACGTTGTTGCTCGTCCTGTCCGCCTGCAAGAAGCCGGAAACGCAATCGCAGACGCAACCCATCGTGAGTCCGGAGCCCGTCGTGGTCGAGCCGCTCAAGCAGGAGCGGCTGGAACTGCCACCGCTGTTCCGCGACATCGAAAAACGCACGTTCCAGTTTTTCTGGGACACGACCAATGAGCAGAACGGGCTGACGCCGGATCGATATCCATCGCGGCCGTTCGCGAGTATCGCTTCGACCGGGTTCGCGTTGACCGCGTATCCGGTCGGCATCGAACGCGGCTGGGTCAGCCGCAACCAGGCGGTGGACCGCACCCTGACCACGCTGAAATTCCTGCGCGATCTGCCGGCCGGGCCGCAGGCGACGGGCAAGGGCAGTTACAAGGGCTTTTACTACCACTTCCTCGACATGCAGAAAGGCCAGCGTTACGACAGCTGGGTCGAGCTGTCGAGCGTGGACACGGGCCTGCTGATGATGGGCGTGCTGTTCGCGCAGTCGTACTACGACCGCGACGAGCCGCGCGAGAAGGAAATCCGCGAGTTGGCCGACACGCTGTACAAGCGCGTGGACTGGACCTGGCTGCAGCAGAACAAGCCGCTGGTGTCGATGGGCTGGTTCCCCGAGAGCGGCTTCATCAAGCACGACTGGATGGGCTACAACGAAGCCATGCTGCTGTACGTGCTGGCGCTGGGTTCGCCGACCCATCCGGTCGGGCCGGAGGCCTGGACGGTGTGGACGCGCACCTACAACGACGTGTGGGGCGTGTACCAGGGCGAGGAGTTCCTGGCTTTCGGTCCCTTGTTCGGTCATCAGTACAGCCATGTCTGGATCGATTTCCGCGGCATCCAGGACGACTACATGCGCGAGCGCGGCATCGATTACTTCGAGAACAGCCGTCGCGCCGCCTACGCCCAGCGCGCCTATGCCATCGCCAATCCGATGAAGTGGGAGGACTACGGCCCGGAAGTGTGGGGCCTGACCGCCAGCGACGGGCCGCAGCAGACCTTGCAGGAATATCACGGCGAGCAGCGCCAGTTCCGCCATTACTCCGCGCGCGGCGCCGGTCTGCGCGAGAACTTCGACGACGGCACCATCGCGCCGACCGCGGCGATCGCGTCCCTGCCGTTCGCGCCGGAGATCGTGATTCCCACCACGGTGACCATGCACGAGCGCTACGGCGAATACATCTATTCCAGCTACGGTTTCCTGGACTCGTTCAATCCCAGCTTCAAGTACGACATCCCGCTGAAGACCGGGCGCGTGGTGCCCGATCACGGCTGGGTGTCTAGCGATTACATCGGCATCGACCAGGGCCCGATCCTGGCGATGATCAGCAACTATCGCAACGAGTTCGTCTGGAACGTGATGAAGCGCAATCCCTACGTCCGCACGGGCCTGGAACGCGCCGGATTCAAGGGCGGCTGGCTGGCGCCGGCGGACGACAAGGGCAAGGACGGCGGCAAGGACAAGAAAGCCGCCGAAGAGGCCAAGCCCGAGGTGAAGCCGGCCGGCACCATGGACCCGGCCACGGCGCGCGCGCTGGGCGAGGCGGAATCGCGCGCGGGCCGCACCAACGCGCCGGCGAAGCAGACCGCGCCGAAGCCGGATTGA